The Pirellulales bacterium region AATACGCATGACGAAGCGCATATCGGCGACCTGGCGGATCCCCACTTACTTGCTTTCCACCGAAGAGCTGGCAACGTTGTTTCATCCCCCGACGCAGGCAGCCCAGGACGCCACAATAGCGCGGGTGGAGAGTCGCGAACTAGCGCCCCCGCCTGCCATCCATCACGTAGTAGATCGCTCCGGCGGAGCGTGCGTCGGCGTCGTGGAATCACACGGTCGCGCCACTTCGGTACGATTGCTGCTCGAAGATCGTCTGCGCCATGTTCTCGTGCTAGGCAAAACGGGCATGGGGAAGTCGACTCTGATAGAGTCTTTGGTGGCCGAAGACATGTCTGCCGGACATGGTGTGGCGTGTCTCGATCCTCATGGCGACTTGATCGACTCGCTGCTCGCGCGCGTTCCGCGACGACGCACGAACGACGTGATACTCTTCGATGCAGCGGGCATGAACACTCCGGCATTCAATCCCTTGGAGTGTCCTCACCCAAGCGATCGCCCGCTAGTTTCGTCTGCCGTGCTCTCCGCTTTCAAGCGAGTGTTTGCCACATCATGGGGACCACGACTGGAGCATTTTCTGCGTCATGGTCTTTTGGCCGCGATGGAGACGCCGGGCGCCACGCTTGCCACGGTACTCGCGCTTTTCAGTGACGATGCTCTGCGGAAACGGCTCACCGATCGGCTCCGCGATCCAGTGTCGCGTGCCTTCTGGCAGGAGGAGTTCGCACGACTACCGCCCCGCTTTCGTGCCGAGGCGGTCGCACCGGTCCAGAATAAGCTCGGTCCGTTCTTGGCCCACCCAGCGTTGCGCCGCATCTTCTGCAGTTCGAAGAGTGGCATTCGCCTCCGCCCGGCCATGGATGACGGCCAGATTCTGCTCATGAACCTCTCGAAAGGCCGCCTCGGTGACGATGCAGCTATGCTGCTCGGATCGCTGCTGGTATCAAGCTTTCAGCTCGCTGCAATGGGCAGAGCGGACATAACGCGTGATGCACGACGACCGTTCCTGTTGCACGTCGATGAATTCCACAGCTTCGCCACGGAGAGTTTTGCCGCAGCGTTCTCCGAACTACGCAAATATGGTTTGGGTCTTGTGGTCGCGACGCAATTCTTGGAACAGCTCGACATCGTGACTCAAGCTGCTCTATTTGGCAACGCTGGCACAATCATTGCGTTCCAATTGGGACAGCGCGACGCGCAAACACTGGCTGAACAATTGAATGGGCAGGTAACGCCGGCCGACCTCATGCAGCTCCCGAAGTACCGAGTCTACATGCGCATGCTCCTTGACGGTGTGCCGACGCGGCCGTTCTCACTGGCCACACTCCCTCCTTCACCTGCCACACGGAAGATGCAAACCCC contains the following coding sequences:
- a CDS encoding ATP-binding protein, which produces MDQALATIHQACRRGDRLTFLLATHHDTVGLFVQSPDRLATFVTAQLRAAYPDALVDPMGRHSALIPDGWRVWHQEMWLAPDLFPLKRYRQFEDSVEHMFADPLSAVLGVLSSFQGSTQQAAIEIEVGCAGWFRPARARAAVHHLNRPFFRGHPRLAHLYARMASSTWRTLWVFAWLLARLAPSAHGSYDVLALSSTRAHDREDDLQAASDKLGQHLFAARVRLRVAAPANREKQTRQQLNELVGAMGHLGSPRHASFRATKIRMTKRISATWRIPTYLLSTEELATLFHPPTQAAQDATIARVESRELAPPPAIHHVVDRSGGACVGVVESHGRATSVRLLLEDRLRHVLVLGKTGMGKSTLIESLVAEDMSAGHGVACLDPHGDLIDSLLARVPRRRTNDVILFDAAGMNTPAFNPLECPHPSDRPLVSSAVLSAFKRVFATSWGPRLEHFLRHGLLAAMETPGATLATVLALFSDDALRKRLTDRLRDPVSRAFWQEEFARLPPRFRAEAVAPVQNKLGPFLAHPALRRIFCSSKSGIRLRPAMDDGQILLMNLSKGRLGDDAAMLLGSLLVSSFQLAAMGRADITRDARRPFLLHVDEFHSFATESFAAAFSELRKYGLGLVVATQFLEQLDIVTQAALFGNAGTIIAFQLGQRDAQTLAEQLNGQVTPADLMQLPKYRVYMRMLLDGVPTRPFSLATLPPSPATRKMQTPEQIRRATARRYASTTVAQTQQSSLLHL